In Eubalaena glacialis isolate mEubGla1 chromosome 12, mEubGla1.1.hap2.+ XY, whole genome shotgun sequence, the sequence GTTAAATGCTGGCACAGTGACAGCAATGATGCTGTTCGTTATCGCTACTATGACTTTGCTATAGAGCAAGCATTCCAAACGTCTTACCACCAACTGTAAGAATCATGGTGGCTCTATACAGGAGGGCATCAGCTATCCCACCCTTTAGATGCACTGGAATTCCATTATCCtcctaggttaaaaaaaaaaaaaataattaatgtgtgtcatttgtttccaactaaatgaaaaagactaatccattcatataaaattaaGTGGCTTCTTAAACCCCtggaattgaaatattttaaatatcaaaattaaaaaggacTACCCTTTTCCTGAATCTTTCTCTACTGcaactacttttaaaataaaaactcctaaaactcaacattctttcttttaaagttaatttGAGATCTAATAAAATGTTCTTTCCAAAGAACATATAAACAGTAAAGCTGTGAAAATATATTCATTGAGTTcttcaatttaattattaaaaaagcaATAATCATCACACTTTGGTCACAGGTAaggtcttttttccccttaaaaaaaaaggagggagagtTTTGGTTTCTAACCCTAAATTATATCCTTAGTCTCCCGGTCCAGCACCTGGCATAGAGTAGGATACTTAACACAtctgttaaatataaatattttatttttatgcagcatacataacttttttttaaccacttaaaattttctttatgaaaaatcAGAGATCAcaattaaacagaaaaatcacTGATAACCTAACTACTTATAAAGGTAAGTACTCTGTCCCACTAAGTCTTTCCTCATGAGAAAACCACTATTAACACATATTAATACatatccttaattttttaaagcttgtattGTCATAGCTTCTAATTTATGCACATACTTGTTTAATACACAAAATGAGATTATGCTATATAATGGCCTATCACAgatttttcactcaacattatctTAAAAACCATCTAGCCCATTTAAACctactttgttccttttaatggctacgCAGCATTCCActgtgcaaaaaataaaattacattaggCAATCCTTTGTtaatgggtatttaggttgttgGGTTTTTATGAGATTAAACTCCCATAATGAATAATAGcctatttcctatttttatatatttatgctaCTATTCTGTAGGAAAGATTCTTAAAATGGGAGTCCTGGATGATAGGACATGTACAATAATTTGCTTCTAACACTTTCAAATACTCTAAAATCTCTGTACCAATACTACTTCCTAGCATGTATCAACGTACTGTAGAGGAACGCACTTATCTCCCACACCTGGCTAATGTAACCTATTTTAAATCTTCTAAAGTTTTGACAGTCGAACAGGGAAAAAAAGTGGCaacttgtcattttaatttgcatttcttactgatttgtaggagCTCTCTGTATGCTAAGGATATTAGCTTtttgttaatattaaaaattttgttaatcTAAAAATTTTTCCCTCAATTTGTCACTTACCTCAATTTGTACCATAAGTACATTTAAAAGTTTCATGTCACCAAACCTTGCAATTTTTCTCCTTTACAGCTTCTAGGCTTTGTAAAGACTTTCTTAGGATGACCCCTAAGATTAAacctgattgtggtaatcattcatAGATACATTAAATATCACACTGtttgtacaccttaaaaaaaaaatcaggtacaACCTAAATAcaaactatttatttatattttctttctttctttttttctttgtttgtttgtttgtttgcgtcaggtcttagttgcggcacgcaggatcttcgttgtggcatgcgggatcttcgttgtggtgcgtgggcctctctctagttgtggcacgtgggctcagtagttgcgttGCATGGTCTTAGTTCCCCCGGGGCAggaaggatcttagttcccccatccccagggatcgaacccacgtcccttgcataggacggcggattctcaaccactggaccaccagggaattcccaatacttACGATTTTTacttgtcaatcatacctcaataagctggaaaaaaattctcctatattttcttttaatattttttgagggAGAAGTATTTACATCTGCAATTAATCTTTTAACACACAATACAGAACGGATATAACTTTACTTTCTTCAAAACAGCCACccaatttttccattccccactGATATGAAATAGCACCTTTAACATATATCAAGTTTCTACATATATTAAtgtatttgttctgtttctgggctctttctATGGTCTATTTGTCTATTACTGTGCAGCTACCCCGAAGAGTGCCAACCCAATGTGACTCCTCCAAAAGAAAGTGTCTTTGATCTTTACCCCCTCATTTCTTCTGCTTTCCCAAGGGCCTCCTGGTATAGCAAATGCCCAGTTAGCTATCGACAGACAGTTTCTTATTACTCTTCTGCTAATACAACAGGACTGCTAACAATCAGACGTCTCCAGATTTACCTCCTATCTCCAACTTTTGGTAATCTAATCATAACAAGTAACAATCTCCTATAAAATACTTCAGTACCTGAAAcagcttttgtttctctggaactttattttcaaactgcCTGCGTGAAGCAGTACTTATGGTCCTCTGGGCAATCTGACGAAGagcctgaaataaaaaaaaaaatccatatatattAAACAGACTTAGGGCTTAAAGAAACCTTCAAAACCAACCATTTCCAATCTTCAGTATTACAGAAAAGTGAAACTGAGAGTTAAAACATATCCGATTTGTCAATAACAAAGTCACAGACAAGCACTGAGGTTTTCCTATTTGTTGCCCGGCCACTGCTCTTTATATTATATTCTGAAGTCTCCAAACACCACATTTAAGAAGCAATTCATGTagattttgaggggaaaaaaatcatgatcTTAACCTGAATTGAACCAGTAGCATTATATGAGGAAAACATACTGATATATAGATATTACAGAAATAAAGAACGGTTACAAAATACACGAGGTTCgaacttttttatttaaatactcTACCATAGTATTAAAAATCTATTACTTGGTATCAAAATAAACTGGCATGATTCCTACTTAATTAAAATGCTTCCCTCATTACACTTTTCCCAAAGAATTAACAGGGCATAAATCTTTTACAAGAGACTTGCATTACGTATCCAGttgaaataaattacaaatatgcactccactttctaaaataaatattgagaAGATAAGTAAAGCTTTATTGGATAATTACCGAAGAAAACGATCACCgttacattttccttctctttttcaaaatttggggaaaatatttcacATGCTCAAAGTCGGTGGAGGGGTGAAGGACACTGCAGAACCGCCTGATGGAAGCAACACGACCCTTCGGCCATGAATGCTCCTAAAGGGCCAGCCAAAACGGAATGGCTTGCTTTTTAAACTGCCTTCTGATGCTCACAAAGCTGAGTCACTGAAACTCAAACCTCTCGGTATCCGAGGACCATCCTTCTGCTGACGCTTCCGGGTATCAGAAACTTCCCACGCGCACCCACAAGATTAGGGGTGGCGACTAAGAACCCAAGGCTTGTCTAACGCACAATCCTCTGGTCACCTCCCCAGCTTCTCCACTCCTTACAACTACCCAGCACAGCTTGGGGGCAAGAGGGATCcatggaagggaaggaaggtCAAGCGAAAAGGACACGGACCAAGGTGACCTGCGAAGccgccctctccccctctccttccctcccaggagAGGCTTTCCTGTCGCGACCCTCTAGCCTCCGCTCCCAACCCTCCCGCCCCACATCCCGAATGCCAGCCGAGAAGCTCCTCACCAACAGACTCCGCAGCATCTTGCCTCCGTTACTGCCCACCAACCGCGAGAACTGAACACCAGGAACGAAGATCCGCACGCCGGAACCGGAACTACCTTCTGGCCTTGCGCAAGCGCCTGGACTCTAAATAGTTCCGGGCGGAGGAGGGACTTGCTCCTAACCATAGAGAgcggaagaaaagagagagcggCCGGACGGCTGTGGCCGCTCTAGCCGGCGGACCGTCTCTGCGCCTCGACCTTGCTCCTGAGCCGCAGGTTACCCCGGGGGCGGAGGCTGGGGAGAAATGAACGACTTTTGAGACCTGAGAGGCAGGGAGCGAGGCATTACGTACTCGTTTAACTAGCTTAGACAAAACTAATGTGAGACCAGGCTATCGAAGAAAATTAGTGTGTGTATTTTGAACGAGAAGACGTAAAACTCTGAGCAACCTTTGAGCCACTGTTTAGAACGCTGGTTTGGCCGCACTCTAAACTGTGAAGCTGGatgaaatacaaaacagaaagtaTAACTTGTCTTACACGGATACAATCAGCTTTTTCCACTGTTGTGAGGACGTACTGTTCCGTGTGCTGAGAGTGTGCTGCGTAGAGCTGCGTCGGGATACTAGTTTTTATCTTGCTGCACCTTTGGCTGCTGCGGAACTCCCCGTGCAGGAAGCTCTCCCACAGTGTCGCCAAAGTGTGGAAGCTGTTCACTCGTTTCTCTGAGTCTGGGAGAACGCGGAAAAGAGGGGGGAATTTTAATTGGGGGACCAGAAATGGGAGGGCAAATCTGGACTCCTGAGTCTTGCTGTCTCAGGCTAGCAGGGCACTTTCCGTGGTTGGAGTTGCCAGGCACAGCAATTATTGTACAGATACCAATTGTGCTTAAATAATGCCACGTTACAAGTGTCTGTTACAAGTGCCCACCCTCAAGCGGGTATAAATACAAAAGTATCCACCCTATACTACAGTAAATATCTGTCCACCTTTTTACAAACTCATAATTATTCCATTGTCATTTCAAATAGACAGCTGATGACGTATGGGTTCAGCATAGGTGAAATGTGTAGATAAAATTAGTAATATTGAAATTATTATTCCTTCTAATCTTTAGGCTTAGACCCACCAAGTTACTTGTTCCCAGCTCAAGTTCTTTTCCTCACCGATTTTAATACCCAattatttacaaattataaatACCCAATTCATCTCTTCCCTAGATTAGGACTGAAAGGACCCGGTTTATTCTCCACTCTGTATTATGCACTGTAATCAAATGCTTGAGGATAATTACCAGGTGCCAACAGCTGGGGCATGGCGATTTTTTAATAGTGAATTGTCTATAATTTGAAATTGTATGGTTCAAATTATATGGTTGTATATGctcttatcttttctccatttagcCAACTGGACTGTAAACTTCTCAAGAACAAAGATTATGTGAATTTCTTACCATTCCCCTAGGACTGCTTAAAGGGGGTAATGTGCTAACCAGCAGATGAATTAATGATATATAGTGGGTGATAGCTCTAGGACACTTACGGCTCTGTCCAAAAAGAACCAAAGAGGCACATAAAATAGATTCTAAGGTAGATGCAGATCCTTATATTCATGTCATTACAATTATCCCCTCTTTACTGGATCATTCCACGAGCATATAAACACATTCCCAAATTAAACAAACCTCTTTTGAGTTCAGTTACCATACCATTTCTCTTCTCCAACATAAAACACAAATCTCTTTATACTTGTCTTCCCTTCCACTCCTCCTTTAAACTGTCAGTATTGATTCTCCTCTTTTCCATGTATCAGCAACATTTAACACAGTTGATCATTCCCTCACaatatcttttcaatttttaatttggaaataaaCCACATATGCAATACAATATAACATGTGTATAGTTTGAAACGTGGTCTTAATGAGGGTTCCACACACTACTCTTTCCGTGGTTCTACTTCAGAAGCTGCTACTATTAGTTTCCTTTCTTGGATCCTCATCCTCTCAGTTTCTAAATTTCAGAGTCCCACTTCTTTTCTGCATTCATCCCTTCTGTGATTTCATCCAATGCCATGAAACACCATTTGTGTGCGGACAACTCTCCAGTCTGACTTTGCCCTTTCACTCCAAACATCCCCACTTAGTTGTCTAATGGGCATCTCAAACGTCACGACCAAAACTGAATTCTACTTTCCACTCCTTATTTCCAAGCtttctctgtgcttttctttatttcaagccccAAACTTTGGCTGTTTTCTATCATACCCTGTAACTAATCCATAAGAGAATCCTGTTGGCTGCACCTTCAAAATATAATCTGAAACTGACCACTTCTCATGTCTCCACGGCTACTACCAATCCAGGCCAAGCCATCATCTCTTGCTTGCATTACTGCAAAAGCCTTTTAAACTGGTTTCCCTGCTTCTACTCTTCCATTCAGTCTATCTTCAATGATAGATCATCACAGCAATGATCCTTTTAAGGACTTAAGTTAGATAATGACTCTGCTTAAAACTTTTTGTTCAATGCTGTATCCGCAGCGCCTAGAGTAGTAACTGGCACAaagaaaatgctcagtaaatatcggTTAAGTGTATAGTATGCTGCACAAAAGAGTGAACTCATTTTACTGAGTCTAAAAATTCACAGAATCTTTCTTAATACTTGTACTCCTTTCAAACATTTTTCAGTCGCAGGGTTCCTCACTCATCATGCCCTTGCTCTGTCAGTTGTGACTTTCGTGACAGAAAAATATGGCTGAAATTTGCTTGGTGCCTATCAAGCCTTATTTAATCTTCCCAGGCACACTTTAAATTTGTTACCTGATTTGGAAGTTCATCCTCTGAAGCAGaatacttattttcaaaataggtTCCTTTCCAAAATGTCAGTTTGAGGTTCTTTTGTAATAttagaaaattcttagaaatgactCTTTCgttgaaaactgtttccttcaGAGGCCTCTGGAACATCATAAGAGAACTGGCAGTATACCATTTAGATATGTGGAAATTCTGAGGTAGGTAAGGGTTTATTTGACTCTTGCTGTACGATAGCTTTATGGACATCAGATGTGAAAGTACTAagggaaaaaatttcacaattaatGATGCAAAGTTACCAAATCAGTTAACTCaatcttttgtttcctttaaaaaacaaacaggatgACAACCCTTACTTTGATCCTGCCTATAGCATCTCTAAATACAAAGCAGAGGAAAGCCAGAATAGAGTTTTGTGTGATTGAGATGTGTGTATTTTAATTCTGGAACCATCCTTAATCCACTCACAgttttaacaaaaataatgtaGTAGAACAGCTTCATGTGAAATGTAATGTATAAAAACTACTAGTTAGAAAAAAGATAGCATTTcaatataatttcatattttctttgattattaCATAGTTAGGAATCAGGAGAACTTTGGTTGTCTCAActgctgtattattttattattaattgattTATCTAATTGCAAGCCTCAGTCTTTTCGTTATTAAAGTTAGGGACTGGGCTAATGATCTTTATCCCTGGATCTAAAATCCTTATGTATGAAAAatactttcataaaacagcaatatgAGTTCACTACTCGTTGAGCAATAATTTATTGGCTACCCTGCTGTGATGGTAACACTTTGTGATGTGCTCAGGGGATAACTTTAAATCCCTGACCTTTCATTTAGTAATTTAATTACAACGATAATACACATATAATAGTAGATTATGATGCCGACAAAAATGACTCTGGTAACTGGTATAGCAAAGGTTGCTATGAGAAACTCAAGGAAAGTTTTGAAAAGACTGGATTTTAGCAAGGTCcagtagaattaaaataaatgggGTAAAGATTAAAAGGCATTCCAGACTTAGGGCAAGAACATGATTAATAACTTAGGTTTGGAATCAAGCATAATCTACTGCAGGAACTGTAAAACAGAGGCCTAGATGGGagtgaaaaggggaaaaaatattattatagttaAGAACCTGAAGTCAGACAGATCCTGGATCTGTCATTTAATAGTAATATGAATGAAGGCAAATTTCAttatttacctgtaaaatggagataccaGTATCCATCATCAAgtggctgtgaagattaaatgatacaattcagtaaatgttagctattatcatgGGAGGAAATGTTGGAAAGGAGAAATGGGTCAACAGAGGAAGTATCCAGGCAGAAGGTACAGCATATGCAGAGGCAAAGAAGAGATGGTGAACAGATCTCTTGGGGAAGTGCATGCAAATAGTTTGGTTTGGCAGCAGGACAAATGGGAGATGTGGGGCAACAGGAGAAGAGAGATTTTTAAtgatgaatttaaattttatcctgAAGGTGTTTTAGGGCCACTTAAGGTTTAAATGGCAAATGGTCAAGGATCAGAACTCTATTTCAATATCATTGTAGTAGTGAAACGCTGGATTGGATATGAGTTACCAGGACACAGAGTCCATTAGAAGGTACTGATAGTAAtccaaggcaaaaagaaaacctgaaGTAAGTCAACAGCAAAAGAGATGTAGCTAAAGGGATGTAGATAAGGGGATGGGTTAGAGAGCCAGCAATGAGGAAGTGCCTTCAAAAATCAACAGAATGTAGTGATTTATTGGATTGGGAAGTTGGGGAGAAGAGCAGATTTCTGGCTTAACTCGTAAGACGGTTGGTCATACCTACCATTCACTACATCGAGGAATATAAGAGAAACACGCTAGGATGGGATGAGTTCAGCTGATTTGACAGAAAGGAGTGGTGGTCGTTCACTGAGTGCCATTTTTCTATACTTTGTGCTAAATGTGTTTCATCTATCACTTCCCTTATTCCTCAAATCAGAATCTGTCAAGTGGGTATtaaaatccccattttacagacaaggaaatggtAAAGTAAATGATTTAGGAGATTAAATAATCTGAAGATACAGTTTATGTATTTAAAAGCCAGGTCAGCCTGATTCTAAAAACCGTATTCTGAATCTTTCAGACGCAGATTGATAGTGAAGAGACTACAGTGCAATAGTGGGATGAAAGCCTGGCTGAAGCTGAAGatagtaataaaatataaactgCTCTTTTACAAGCTTTGTcatgaaaaaggaatgacaacATACCCCAGGGATTATTTTAGACCACTGATTCAATTGCAATTTGACATATAAttgtaaatctatttttttctgcatttcttgTCCTTGAAACAAAGTGGCATATAAGTCTTGACAGTGAAAGTGATGTATGGTGAGTTCAATCTTCTTCCACATCACCCTGCATAGAAAAGCTTGTGACATACAGACAAGCTCCCATTAATGTCACTTAAagaacatagtttttaaaaatgtactaagATCACCAAAAGGTACGTCAAGGTGGTTCCGGTTTAAGATAGCGGATGGCCCCAAGAGTTTGTCTGTCCTCCTTATCACTCcggtaaaatgaaagaaaaggaattgaAAGGGTATgaggttttttcattttctttttttttgtacagcagtttcttattagttatctattttatacgtattagtgtatatatgtcaatcccaatctcccaattcatcccaccacccccaccccgccactttccccccttggtgtccatatgtttgttcgtATGAGGTATTTTTAGATACATCACCTTCaatgaatctcaaaggcattatgctgagtaaaaggaGCCAGTTtcaaaaggtcacatatgacatgattccatttatgacATTCCAGAAGACAAAACTATGGGGATGGAaaagagatcagtggttgcctgggcttATGGGTGGAGGGAAGGGTGACTATAAAGGTGTATAGTAAAAGGGAGGTTGGGAGGTTTTGGTACTGCTCTGTATTCTAAAATGGTTACACAAACCTATGCGTGTGTTAAAATTCGCAGAGCTGTACACTACAAGTACAAAAAGTAAAGTTTACTGTATGACAgtctaaaaaacattttttaaaagacagcccAAAAGGATGGCGACCAAAGAggagacagaaacagaaaatcaatttCAACAGATTTCtggaaaacagaaagcagatgggATATAGCTGAGCAGGACCAAGGAAGCCACAATCTAAAGGGACTGCAAGGGGGATGGAGACCAGTGAGAAGCATGTTGATTGGTTCTAAAACCCCTGAGAAGCTCAGACTTGAAAGTAGAATTTATAGCAAAGAGTGGAATCAAGGGACAGGCCTGAAAATGAGTAGTTGAAAATTATATACAACAGAATGGTCAGTTCCCTACAATCTCTGCCCTACCTCTCTCGGCCAAATACAATCTCTCACCTCGGTCACTGTCTCCCACAGGTAGAAGACAAGAACATTTTTATCTGGAAAAAGTAATGGGAGACAACTAGGTGGAAGGCATATGCAAAGGGACAGGTATAGCGGAAATATGTGAAGTGGAAAACAGAAGCTGAGGTGGAAGACAAGGCAGAAGCAGAGAGTTCAAAGCAGTAAGAGACAGAGCCTCTTTCAACCCCTTCCTTCTGCAGAAGACTAGAGAATTCTTCCCTAGAGAAACTGAACAGTCCCACAGAAAAGGCCTCCAGCCAAATGACTGGCTCCCTGACAGTCATTCCGTAatgcagtgcttctcaaaattcAGTCTACCTACAGTTGCTGACCTGCCAACTATTTATTACTTGTCTAAGCATTTTATCATGAACAGGAACAAATAATGCACTCGATGGCATTTTTGAGTAGCACTGTGCTACTAAGGCCATCACTTGTCAAGCACTGCCCACGAACAAAGAGCTTTCAATGAGTTTTGGGGGTCCATTTATACATGATAGATTGCTGAGACTAGCCAGAAATACAAGGAAAGTCACCTACGcgaaaaactgaaaatagctcCAGTAAACAAGAGAGTGAACTAGGAAACAGCAGATCCAACACAGGAGGGTGACAAAAAGAGGGAATGTGATAATGGCTGAGTAGCTGTCTGAAAAAACCACCAGTACAGATTGGCAGAGAAGGACAAATGCAGAATAGACCTTTCTAGCAAAAACAGGGAATCAGGTTATCAGGTATCTGGGGACAAAAAACCTTCAAAAGACTAGCGATAAGAACATGGTGGACCTGATAGAGAAGTTGGAAAAACTTTAAGATAGGCTTCCAGAAAGTTACGTTGATGTTAAAAGTGGGGTGATTATTAATTCCAGGAAAAATAAAGTGTACAAAGTATAATCTTGGCGCTCTGCTTTGCTCTAAagtatacagtatttttaaagtcaTAATTAAACAATTGCTAAtgtgtttattaaatattataactaTATAATGGGAGAAGGGGAGGTATGTGTGTTAGCTACATCATCAGGTAATATTATCAAGAAGACAATAATGTCTAAAACTGTTAAGTCAAGCAATAGTAGAACAGGCATATAATTTAGATACACTAAGATAAATACCAAAAGTAACAACTTTTGAAGTCAAAGTAATTGTCTCTAGAAGGTAGAAAGTTGGGACAGGTACTGCTGTTTTTCATCATAAGGCCTTTAGATTTTTAACTGTGTACACATGTTACTTTGAGAAATTTTACATatctaaaagaaaataaggtCACCATGGTCTGATTTGATTTTAGacatgatatttatttatttatttttaaatgatatttattttgaaatttcaaatgACATTAGGGGAAATATGATTTTTACGTTTATTGAATGGGGCGTGGGCTAAAAAGGGGCTCTAAAACACTTTACTAGAGTATCCAAATactacaacaaacatttatgcaCCAAATTCTTCTTGAAGCAGCACTTCCTtactccctccaccctcccctcaaACTAGCCATGTTCACAAAGAACAGAACTTTGCAGCTTAACCAACAAAGGATCGTACAATAATTCTAAGGCAGTGTTTCCATAAAGACAGGAGgcaacgggcttccctggtggcgcagtggttgagaatctgcctgctaatgcagaggacacaggttcgagccctggtctgggaagatcccacatgccgcggagcaactgggcccgtgagccgcaactactgagcctgcgcgtctggagcctgtgctccgcaacaagagaggccgcgatagtgagaggcccgcgcaccgcgatgaagagtggtccccgcttgccgcaactggagaaagccctcacgcagaaacgaagacccaacacagccaaaaataaataaataaataagttttaaaaaaaaagacaggaggcGAGCAGGCTGAACAGCAATCATTAAGCCTACCACTCAGCTGCTCCTCTTTCCTAGTCTGGCTTTTCATTTCCTATGTCCCTGCCCACTTCATTATCTTCATCATCATTGTCTCTCTACCAGTTATTCATTTCCTATTTACCAGAAATGTCCCTTGATCTAATACCAAATTTAGCCTGTCTGCTTATAACAGGTTATAATCTGACCACTTCTTGGTAAGAACAGATGCTTCTCAGTAACATGCATAAATCCTGCAGTTAATGCTATCAGAGTGATTAACATATTCACATATGGCAATCAAATCTAGGCATGGAAATGTTAAAATTTGGACTCATTGAGCCTGGGCTACAATTTAGTGCTAAACATTAGCAACAACACTGGGGCACTGTTATTTTAGCAAGACACCTGAACAtagcaaaattaattttgttcatttttattaatacaGAACATACTAACAGAAAGTTATCTTTCAATATAATCAACGTTACACATACTGTTACTAACCAAGAAACAAATAATATTCACTTGACTCTCCTCTTCGTTGAATAATTTTCTATTAGGTAGTACAGTTATTTTTACCAATTTACTTTTAAACtgctttctgatttcaaagaAATTTCTTAGCTTTTACTTATTAAATAATTCCTTCAGTTGGGAACTTCATATATCAAAACATTTCCTGCAAGTTAGTGCATTCTTCAATGCCTTCTACTTAACCTAGTTG encodes:
- the LOC133102090 gene encoding cytochrome c oxidase subunit 7A2, mitochondrial: MLRSLLALRQIAQRTISTASRRQFENKVPEKQKLFQEDNGIPVHLKGGIADALLYRATMILTVGGTAYAIYQLAVASFPKKQG